Proteins encoded together in one Cuculus canorus isolate bCucCan1 chromosome 33, bCucCan1.pri, whole genome shotgun sequence window:
- the U2AF2 gene encoding splicing factor U2AF 65 kDa subunit isoform X2: MSDFDEFERQLNENKQERDKENRHRKRSHSRSRSRDRKRRSRSRDRRNRDQRSVSRDRRRRRSPLSLSGPLSRSPRHEKKKKIRKYWDVPPPGFEHITPMQYKAMQAAGQIPATALLPTMTPDGLAVTPTPVPVVGSQMTRQARRLYVGNIPFGITEEAMMDFFNAQMRLGGLTQAPGNPVLAVQINQDKNFAFLEFRSVDETTQAMAFDGIIFQGQSLKIRRPHDYQPLPGMSENPSVYVPGVVSTVVPDSAHKLFIGGLPNYLNDDQVKELLTSFGPLKAFNLVKDSATGLSKGYAFCEYVDINVTDQAIAGLNGMQLGDKKLLVQRASVGAKNATLVPGLVSSQVQVGGHPTEVLCLMNMVLPEELLDDEEYEEIVEDVRDECGKYGLVKSIEIPRPVDGVEVPGCGKIFVEFTSVFDCQKAMQGLTGRKFANRVVVTKYCDPDSYHRRDFW; this comes from the exons ATGTCGGATTTCGATGAGTTCGAGCGGCAGCTCAACGAGAATAAACAAG AACGCGATAAGGAGAACCGTCACCGCAAGCGCAGCCACAGCCGCTCCCGCAGCCGCGACCGCAAACGCCGCAGCCGCAGCCGCGACCGCCGCAACCGCGACCAACGCAGCGTCTCCCGCGACCGCCGGCGGCGCCG ATCGCCTTTGAGCCTTTCGGGGCCGCTGAG ccGCTCCCCCCGCCAcgagaagaagaagaagatcCGCAAGTACTGGGATGTGCCCCCCCCCGGCTTCGAGCACATCACCCCCATGCAGTACAAGGCCATGCAAG CGGCGGGGCAGATCCCGGCGACGGCGCTGCTGCCCACGATGACGCCGGACGGGTTGGCCGTCACCCCCACGCCGGTGCCGGTGGTCGGCAGCCAAATGACCCGGCAGGCGCGGCGCCTCTACGTGGGCAACATCCCCTTCGGCATCACCGAG GAGGCGATGATGGATTTCTTCAACGCTCAGATGCGCCTGGGGGGCCTCACTCAGGCTCCCGGGAACCCCGTCTTGGCCGTTCAGATCAACCAGGACAAGAACTTCGCCTTCTTGGAG tTCCGCTCGGTGGATGAGACCACGCAGGCCATGGCCTTCGACGGCATCATCTTCCAAGGGCAGTCGCTCAAGATCCGCCGCCCGCACGACTACCAACCGCTGCCCGGAATGTCCGAGAACCCCTCCGTCTACGTCCCGG GTGTCGTCTCCACGGTGGTGCCCGACTCCGCGCACAAACTCTTCATTGGGGGTCTCCCTAATTACCTTAACGACGATCAG GTGAAGGAGCTTCTGACGTCGTTTGGACCCCTCAAAGCCTTTAATCTGGTGAAGGACAGCGCCACCGGACTCTCCAAGGGTTACGCCTTCTGCGAGTACGTGGACATCAACGTCACCGATCAG GCGATCGCAGGACTGAACGGGATGCAGTTAGGGGACAAAAAGCTGCTGGTGCAGAGGGCGAGCGTGGGGGCCAAGAACGCCACCCTG GTGCCGGGGCTGGTGAGCTCGCAGGTGCAGGTGGGCGGGCACCCCACCGAGGTGCTGTGCCTGATGAACATGGTGCTGCCCGAGGAGCTCCTCGACGACGAGGAGTACGAGGAGATCGTCGAGGACGTCCGCGACGAGTGCGGCAAATACGGCCTCGTCAAATCCATCGAGATCCCGCGGCCCGTCGACGGCGTGGAAGTGCCCGGCTGCGGCAAG ATCTTCGTGGAGTTCACCTCGGTCTTCGACTGCCAGAAGGCGATGCAGGGGCTGACGGGGCGCAAGTTCGCCAACCGCGTGGTGGTCACCAAATACTGCGACCCCGACTCCTACCATCGCCGCGATTTCTGGTAG
- the U2AF2 gene encoding splicing factor U2AF 65 kDa subunit isoform X1: MSDFDEFERQLNENKQERDKENRHRKRSHSRSRSRDRKRRSRSRDRRNRDQRSVSRDRRRRRSPLSLSGPLSRSPRHEKKKKIRKYWDVPPPGFEHITPMQYKAMQAAGQIPATALLPTMTPDGLAVTPTPVPVVGSQMTRQARRLYVGNIPFGITEEAMMDFFNAQMRLGGLTQAPGNPVLAVQINQDKNFAFLEFRSVDETTQAMAFDGIIFQGQSLKIRRPHDYQPLPGMSENPSVYVPGVVSTVVPDSAHKLFIGGLPNYLNDDQVKELLTSFGPLKAFNLVKDSATGLSKGYAFCEYVDINVTDQAIAGLNGMQLGDKKLLVQRASVGAKNATLSTINQTPVTLQVPGLVSSQVQVGGHPTEVLCLMNMVLPEELLDDEEYEEIVEDVRDECGKYGLVKSIEIPRPVDGVEVPGCGKIFVEFTSVFDCQKAMQGLTGRKFANRVVVTKYCDPDSYHRRDFW; the protein is encoded by the exons ATGTCGGATTTCGATGAGTTCGAGCGGCAGCTCAACGAGAATAAACAAG AACGCGATAAGGAGAACCGTCACCGCAAGCGCAGCCACAGCCGCTCCCGCAGCCGCGACCGCAAACGCCGCAGCCGCAGCCGCGACCGCCGCAACCGCGACCAACGCAGCGTCTCCCGCGACCGCCGGCGGCGCCG ATCGCCTTTGAGCCTTTCGGGGCCGCTGAG ccGCTCCCCCCGCCAcgagaagaagaagaagatcCGCAAGTACTGGGATGTGCCCCCCCCCGGCTTCGAGCACATCACCCCCATGCAGTACAAGGCCATGCAAG CGGCGGGGCAGATCCCGGCGACGGCGCTGCTGCCCACGATGACGCCGGACGGGTTGGCCGTCACCCCCACGCCGGTGCCGGTGGTCGGCAGCCAAATGACCCGGCAGGCGCGGCGCCTCTACGTGGGCAACATCCCCTTCGGCATCACCGAG GAGGCGATGATGGATTTCTTCAACGCTCAGATGCGCCTGGGGGGCCTCACTCAGGCTCCCGGGAACCCCGTCTTGGCCGTTCAGATCAACCAGGACAAGAACTTCGCCTTCTTGGAG tTCCGCTCGGTGGATGAGACCACGCAGGCCATGGCCTTCGACGGCATCATCTTCCAAGGGCAGTCGCTCAAGATCCGCCGCCCGCACGACTACCAACCGCTGCCCGGAATGTCCGAGAACCCCTCCGTCTACGTCCCGG GTGTCGTCTCCACGGTGGTGCCCGACTCCGCGCACAAACTCTTCATTGGGGGTCTCCCTAATTACCTTAACGACGATCAG GTGAAGGAGCTTCTGACGTCGTTTGGACCCCTCAAAGCCTTTAATCTGGTGAAGGACAGCGCCACCGGACTCTCCAAGGGTTACGCCTTCTGCGAGTACGTGGACATCAACGTCACCGATCAG GCGATCGCAGGACTGAACGGGATGCAGTTAGGGGACAAAAAGCTGCTGGTGCAGAGGGCGAGCGTGGGGGCCAAGAACGCCACCCTG AGCACCATCAACCAGACCCCGGTGACGCTGCAGGTGCCGGGGCTGGTGAGCTCGCAGGTGCAGGTGGGCGGGCACCCCACCGAGGTGCTGTGCCTGATGAACATGGTGCTGCCCGAGGAGCTCCTCGACGACGAGGAGTACGAGGAGATCGTCGAGGACGTCCGCGACGAGTGCGGCAAATACGGCCTCGTCAAATCCATCGAGATCCCGCGGCCCGTCGACGGCGTGGAAGTGCCCGGCTGCGGCAAG ATCTTCGTGGAGTTCACCTCGGTCTTCGACTGCCAGAAGGCGATGCAGGGGCTGACGGGGCGCAAGTTCGCCAACCGCGTGGTGGTCACCAAATACTGCGACCCCGACTCCTACCATCGCCGCGATTTCTGGTAG
- the LENG8 gene encoding leukocyte receptor cluster member 8, producing MSSNVGDQRAAEWAPQFAMGGGREAPEAPHENPEWEKARQALASISKGGASRGGGAGGGQFSAPQGDPNLQPPPYYPWYQPYGTGYGYYGYYGYPVGVYSGYGATPAAPYGAGGGRLRNSPPTAPPRGAAERPGAAAAGTGPGGAPPVWGCAAPPAPRRPSPPGAGGGPPGAAAAPYPSPTFGDGTPRAKKGGGQPWSRIKQAPGSGGLKFHLPKRPFVLTGSSGSGGTAATGAFGGQTGPEKPHGAVPSEAVPVPLRCRGAKPEAWPPAMKAYVQRCFTACESEEDKDRTEKLLKEALQARLQDGSAYTIDWSREPLPGLSRDGAASESPKKKAPRWESPSLTSRPASASANPAAPPRGAGGGGGGGGGGSLGPPQRGRTRGAAFPTKFGNRNVFMKENSSSSSAGSRSRSRSSSRSPGRHFRRSDSHSDSDSSGAESRPGTRRGPPKNRGRGGHVERGRGRMQRGKRHDQGPSKRNRKRAAMDYEDPEKEFKKQRRAARFQPGHPKKMRPEPLVLPLGGSDASGASEAPDWNELKIQGTCQEVTKRYLRLTGAPDPASVRPVPVLRRALALVRTHWDQNRDYAFACEQMKSIRQDLTVQGIRTEFTVEVYETHARIALEKGDHEEFNQCQTQLKALYSENLPGHIGEFTAYRILYCLFTRNSGELTTELALLTPSLRADPAVAHALALRAAWALGNFHRFFRLYRAAPAMAARLIDKFAERERRAALRAMIKAFRPRLPLGVLRRALALESGDADAFVASLPLSLAGPDAIDCKQSLTALPHI from the exons ATGTCGTCCAACGTTGGGGACCAGCGCGCGGCcgagtg ggccccccagTTTGCGATGGGGGGGGGTCGCGAGGCCCCGGAGGCGCCGCACGAGAACCCGGAGTGGGAGAAAGCGCGTCAGGCGCTCGCCAGCATCAGCAAGGGGGGGGCCAGCAGGGGGGGGGGCGCCGGGGGGGGGCAG TTCTCGGCCCcccagggggaccccaacttGCAGCCCCCCCCCTATTACCCCTGGTATCAGCCCTACGGCACCGGCTACGGCTACTACGGCTACTATGGCTACCCCGTG ggtgTGTATTCGGGGTACGGGGCGACGCCGGCGGCACCGTAcggcgcggggggggggcggctaCGGAACAGCCCCCCAACAGCCCCCCCCCGCGGGGCAGCAGAGCGGCCTGGGGCAG CAGCCGCCGGTACCGGGCCTGGAGGAGCCCCCCCCGTTTGGGGGTGCgcagccccccccgccccccggcgcccctcccccccc ggggccggAGGGGGTCCCCCCGGAGCGGCCGCAGCCCCGTACCCCTCCCCCACCTTCGGGGACGGAACCCCCCGGGCCaagaaggggggggggcagccctGGAGCCGCATCAAAC AGGCTCCGGGTTCCGGAGGGCTGAAGTTCCACCTCCCGAAGCGTCCGTTTGTCCTCACGGGCTCCTCCGGCAGCGGCGGCACCGCGGCCACGGGCGCCTTCGGGGGACAGACGGGCCCCGAGAAACCCCACGG CGCGGTGCCGTCGGAGGCGGTGCCGGTGCCGCTGCGGTGCCGCGGGGCGAAGCCCGAGGCGTGGCCGCCGGCCATGAAGGCGTACGTGCAGCGCTGCTTCACCGCCTGCGAGTCGGAGGAGGACAAGGACCGCACCGAGAAGCTGCTCAAAGAGGCGCTGCAGGCGCGGCTGCAGGACGGCTCGGCCTACACCATCGACTGGAGCCGCGAGCCGCTGCCGGG GCTGAGCCGCGACGGCGCCGCCTCCGAGAGCCCCAAGAAGAAGGCGCCGCGTTGGGAATCTCCGTCGCTCACGTCCCGCCCGGCGTCGGCTTCGGCAAATCCGGCAGCGCCGCCGCGAGGAGCcggcggagggggggggggcggcggggggggctcTTTGGGGCCCCCCCAACGCGGCCGAACCCGCGGCGCCGCTTTCCCGACCAAATTCGGCAACCGGAACGtcttcatgaaagaaaacagctcttcGTCCAGCGCCGGATCCCGATCCCGATCCCGATCCTCCTCCCGATCGCCCGGGAGGCATTTTCGGCGCAG CGATTCCCACTCGGATTCCGACAGCTCCGGCGCCGAGAGCCGTCCCGGCACCCGccggggaccccccaaaaaccgCGGCCGGGGGGGACACGTGGAGCGCGGCCGCGGGAGGATGCAGCGCGGGAAGAG ACACGATCAGGGTCCGTCCAAGCGGAACCGCAAACGCGCGGCGATGGATTACGAAGACCCGGAGAAGGAGTTCAAGAAGCAGCGGCGAGCGGCGCGCTTCCAGCCCGGACACCCCAAAAAGATGCGCCCGGAGCCCCTCGTCCTCCCGCTCGGCGGCTCCGACGCCTCCGGCGCCTCCGAAGCGCCCGACTGGAACGAGCTCAAGATCCAGGGAACCTGCCAGGAGGTCACCAAGCGCTACCTGCGCCTCACCGGCGCTCCCGACCCGGCCTCCGTGCGCCCCGTCCCG GTTCTCCGTCGCGCTTTGGCGTTGGTGCGAACGCATTGGGATCAAAACCGCGATTACGCCTTCGCCTGCGAACAGATGAAATCCATCCGACAGGACCTCACC gTTCAGGGCATTCGCACCGAGTTCACGGTTGAGGTGTACGAGACTCACGCCCGTATCGCCCTCGAGAAG gGGGACCACGAGGAGTTCAACCAATGTCAAACGCAGCTGAAAGCGCTTTACAGTGAGAATCTTCCCGGACACATCGGGGAGTTCACGGCGTATCGCATCCTCTACTGCCTCTTCACCCGCAACTCGGGGG AGCTGACGACGGAGCTGGCGCTGCTGACGCCGTCCCTGCGCGCCGACCCCGCCGTGGCTCACGCTCTCGCCCTTCGCGCCGCTTGGGCTCTCGGCAACTTCCATCGCTTCTTCCGGCTGTACCGGGCGGCGCCGGCCATGGCCGCGCGGCTCATCGACAAGTTCGCCGAACGGGAGCGCCGCGCCGCCCTCCGCGCCATGATCAAAGC CTTCCGGCCGCGGCTTCCTCTGGGGGTGCTGCGTCGGGCGTTGGCGCTCGAGTCGGGCGACGCGGACGCCTTCGTGGCTTCGCTGCCCCTCAGCCTCGCCGGCCCCGACGCCATCGACTGCAAACAGAGCCTGACggccctgccccacatctga